A portion of the Rhodanobacter sp. AS-Z3 genome contains these proteins:
- a CDS encoding transposase, which translates to MLAAWAKRYLVPGTAVVSDGLNCFPGVAEADCTHVPIVTGGGPPSEGHPIFWWINTVLGNVKSALQGTYHALRPRYLQRYLSEFCCRFNRRFDLAALVPRLIVAAARTPPLTYRLATLDA; encoded by the coding sequence GTGTTGGCGGCATGGGCGAAGCGCTACCTGGTCCCCGGCACGGCGGTGGTGTCCGATGGATTGAACTGCTTCCCGGGTGTCGCCGAAGCCGATTGCACTCATGTCCCCATCGTCACCGGCGGTGGCCCACCCAGCGAAGGGCATCCGATCTTCTGGTGGATCAATACCGTGTTGGGCAACGTCAAGAGTGCGCTGCAGGGTACCTACCATGCACTGCGTCCGAGGTACCTGCAGCGCTACCTCTCCGAATTCTGCTGCCGCTTCAATCGGCGATTCGATCTGGCGGCGCTGGTGCCCCGACTCATCGTCGCCGCCGCGCGAACACCGCCGCTGACTTACCGACTCGCAACCTTGGATGCGTAA
- a CDS encoding MbtH family protein has product MTHPLEDSRSAFSVLVNDEGQYSLWPTFAEVPLGWKTCFGPESRQSCLDYIECKWIDMRPLSLIKAQS; this is encoded by the coding sequence GTGACCCATCCACTTGAGGATTCTCGTTCGGCGTTTTCCGTACTCGTCAATGACGAGGGGCAGTATTCCTTATGGCCTACCTTCGCAGAGGTTCCGCTGGGGTGGAAGACTTGCTTTGGCCCTGAAAGCCGTCAGTCTTGCTTAGACTATATTGAGTGTAAGTGGATCGACATGCGTCCGCTTAGCTTGATTAAAGCCCAGTCTTAG
- a CDS encoding 4'-phosphopantetheinyl transferase superfamily protein — protein sequence MPARSTNTHLVGCSITRSNDFPIARNSLPEHLSVATKERQREFLAGRQCARNALGLAGCTMPGDLAIGTDGLPQWPDGWLGSISHNRDAAVAVAASKNLCNILGVDLEAWIDDDVAEEIHEQVFQPSELAQFPGYTPAQALTLVFSAKETLYKALYPEMRQFRDFKAACVIGVSSDHIYLRLEIDWGGAWRRGVTLAVTYAHSNIAVCTLLDKA from the coding sequence ATGCCAGCTCGCTCAACGAATACCCACTTAGTCGGGTGCTCAATAACGCGCAGTAATGATTTTCCAATTGCACGAAATTCCCTTCCTGAGCACCTATCGGTTGCAACTAAAGAGCGGCAACGCGAATTTCTCGCGGGTCGCCAGTGCGCGCGGAACGCATTGGGCCTGGCAGGTTGCACGATGCCAGGCGATCTCGCCATTGGAACGGATGGATTACCTCAGTGGCCCGATGGTTGGCTGGGATCTATCAGTCACAATAGAGATGCCGCGGTTGCCGTGGCCGCGTCCAAGAACCTGTGTAACATTCTTGGCGTAGATCTAGAAGCTTGGATCGACGATGATGTCGCAGAAGAAATTCATGAGCAAGTTTTCCAGCCAAGTGAACTGGCTCAATTTCCTGGCTACACTCCAGCCCAGGCACTTACGTTGGTTTTCTCGGCGAAGGAAACCCTTTACAAGGCACTCTATCCAGAGATGAGACAGTTCCGCGATTTTAAAGCAGCATGTGTGATTGGAGTCAGTTCTGATCATATCTACCTGAGATTAGAGATAGACTGGGGGGGGGCCTGGCGACGTGGCGTTACTCTTGCAGTGACCTACGCCCACAGCAATATCGCGGTATGTACGTTGCTCGACAAAGCTTGA
- a CDS encoding carbamoyltransferase C-terminal domain-containing protein has translation MRVLWFEQFALARTRGFYLLPRDDGSVVGAALLARADDHPDERPTKMDVMSPYLGSRMNQGTLRNVERFGTLPKFTRCGDDAPRRAADGKIIAWVQGRAEFGPRALGNRSILADPRSPSIKETINAKVKFRAEFRTFAPSILHEHGNEYFEHYQESPYIKRTLKFRETAAGKVPSVVHEYGTGRLQTVKKHPDSPHYASKVASR, from the coding sequence ATGCGGGTGCTTTGGTTTGAACAGTTTGCTCTGGCCAGAACTCGTGGCTTTTACCTGCTACCAAGAGATGACGGCAGCGTGGTGGGTGCCGCGCTTCTTGCACGCGCGGATGATCATCCAGACGAGCGTCCGACGAAAATGGACGTCATGTCACCTTACCTAGGCAGTCGCATGAATCAGGGGACTCTTAGGAATGTCGAGCGCTTCGGCACTCTACCGAAATTTACCCGTTGTGGTGACGACGCGCCTCGTCGCGCCGCAGACGGCAAGATCATTGCGTGGGTGCAGGGGCGCGCAGAATTCGGTCCACGCGCCCTTGGCAATCGCTCGATACTTGCCGATCCAAGGTCGCCATCAATCAAGGAAACAATAAACGCCAAAGTGAAGTTTCGCGCAGAATTTCGGACGTTTGCGCCGTCCATCCTGCATGAACATGGAAACGAGTATTTCGAACACTATCAGGAATCGCCGTACATAAAGCGGACGCTGAAATTTCGCGAAACGGCTGCCGGCAAGGTTCCAAGTGTAGTGCACGAGTATGGTACGGGCCGGCTGCAGACGGTCAAGAAACATCCTGATTCCCCACATTACGCATCCAAGGTTGCGAGTCGGTAA
- a CDS encoding MBL fold metallo-hydrolase, translated as MNTTDTDQVYLASDTKLEPLVFNWYAWSHLVSPITLALNLANRHLPMLKSFIANPAVHEAASTNPKMLGGSFLELGCNDVAAVRVLQQHILDDGAPLIGLADDLFKLDRNMQQSATGYSLDHLYDTMPASLAGMIEVTYDLNNRPALRVLEELMVGEAPTNAAPQQLAFTRTRDEKRNFFLNTPRLPTSGRMILPAAFAGPAFDIITQSRIAPVSFRAFAAALDVKDQAELDQLREYFVEQPPRRNEPAYAGDDLRVRYFGHACILLQTDEVCILIDPFLTWDNDDNEGRLTFHDLPDHIDYVFLTHNHQDHFSIEVLLQLRNRIGQILVPRNNANNFADPSMKIALAAIGHRNVAVMDSMDRIELPGGHLYSLPFLGEHADLSIASKHGLCIELKGCRILLLADSDCKDRMLYRRIAARVGRVDHLFIGMECDGAPLSWMYGPYFGNKVTRKDDESRRLSGSDCEHAWAIVEEFRCNDVYVYAMGQEPWMRFVAGLQLTSSSKQIVESERFITRCRDAGHRAERLHGCRTFVLHAAS; from the coding sequence CCTGGCCAATCGCCATTTGCCGATGCTCAAGTCGTTCATCGCCAACCCGGCGGTACATGAAGCGGCGTCGACGAATCCGAAAATGCTGGGCGGGTCATTCCTCGAGCTCGGATGCAACGATGTTGCGGCGGTACGCGTCTTGCAGCAGCACATTCTCGATGACGGCGCCCCGCTAATTGGCCTCGCCGACGATCTTTTCAAGCTTGATCGCAACATGCAACAGTCGGCAACCGGTTACAGCCTCGATCATTTGTACGACACGATGCCCGCAAGCCTTGCCGGCATGATCGAGGTGACGTACGACCTGAATAACCGGCCCGCGCTGCGCGTACTGGAAGAATTGATGGTCGGTGAAGCACCCACGAACGCCGCGCCGCAGCAGCTAGCCTTCACGCGAACGCGCGACGAGAAACGCAACTTCTTCCTCAATACTCCACGTCTGCCGACGAGCGGCCGGATGATCCTGCCGGCAGCCTTCGCAGGCCCCGCCTTCGACATCATCACGCAAAGCCGTATCGCGCCCGTCTCCTTTCGCGCGTTTGCCGCCGCACTCGACGTGAAGGATCAGGCAGAGCTTGATCAGCTGCGAGAATATTTCGTTGAGCAGCCACCAAGGCGCAACGAACCTGCATATGCAGGCGACGACTTGCGTGTCCGTTATTTCGGACACGCTTGCATACTGTTGCAGACCGATGAAGTTTGCATCCTTATCGATCCCTTTCTTACCTGGGATAACGACGACAACGAGGGGCGCCTGACCTTCCATGACCTTCCCGATCATATTGATTACGTGTTCCTGACACATAACCATCAGGATCACTTCAGCATTGAAGTGCTGCTGCAATTGCGTAATCGAATCGGCCAGATTCTGGTTCCGCGCAACAACGCCAACAATTTTGCCGACCCGTCAATGAAAATCGCACTTGCGGCGATCGGACATCGGAATGTTGCTGTGATGGACTCGATGGATCGCATAGAACTTCCTGGCGGACATCTTTACAGCTTGCCATTCCTCGGTGAACACGCAGACCTGAGTATTGCGAGCAAGCATGGGCTATGTATCGAGCTGAAAGGTTGCAGGATACTGCTGCTTGCCGACTCGGACTGCAAGGATCGCATGCTCTACCGCCGCATTGCAGCGCGTGTCGGCCGCGTGGATCACCTGTTCATTGGCATGGAATGCGACGGCGCGCCACTGAGCTGGATGTACGGCCCGTACTTCGGCAACAAGGTCACCCGCAAGGACGACGAATCCCGCCGCCTGTCAGGCTCTGACTGTGAGCACGCCTGGGCAATCGTCGAGGAATTCCGTTGCAACGACGTGTACGTCTATGCAATGGGACAGGAACCGTGGATGCGCTTTGTCGCCGGACTGCAGCTGACGTCTTCGAGCAAGCAGATTGTCGAATCTGAAAGATTCATCACACGCTGCCGCGATGCGGGTCACCGGGCTGAACGCTTGCACGGTTGCCGAACCTTCGTCCTGCATGCTGCGTCGTAA
- a CDS encoding IS30 family transposase — MHTLTWDNGSEFAQHALVDRVLTAKSYFAEPYSSWQRGTNENTNGLIRQYLPKGCGLSAYSDADIQAIEDKLNQRPRKRLDFRTPPHVFYISFNRGALRS, encoded by the coding sequence GTGCATACCTTGACGTGGGACAACGGAAGCGAGTTCGCCCAGCACGCCCTGGTGGACAGGGTCTTGACGGCCAAGAGTTATTTCGCCGAACCGTACTCATCCTGGCAGCGCGGCACCAATGAAAACACCAACGGCTTGATACGGCAGTACCTGCCCAAAGGATGTGGTCTGAGCGCTTACTCCGACGCCGACATTCAGGCGATTGAAGACAAGCTAAACCAACGACCTCGAAAGCGTTTAGACTTCCGTACGCCACCACACGTTTTTTATATCTCCTTCAACCGTGGTGCACTTCGTAGTTGA